The Flavobacteriales bacterium genome contains the following window.
ACCACTGGTCTTCAATGGTCTGGGCGTGCAACCCGTTAATGGCGATGGCCCAAAAGGCCGCAAGGGTGAGGTGACGTACAAGGAGGTGCATGGTGAGCGGCCGGATCGGGTTAGGGTTATTGTCAGCGTCGAAGCACGAGCACACGTCTCAAGCGTTCAAGTAAAAACGCGACATGCCGGGATCGATGGACCGCTGGTCCGGGTGTTCGTGCATGGCCCAAACATCATCCTTGGAAAAGGTGGGCGCAATACCCAGTTCAGGGTATTGATATTCTTCCGGATCCTTCCATGCATGATCAGCTGACGGGACGAACCACCGATCAGCGGATCAGGAATGAAGGACGTTCAGACTTGTCCCAAACTAGTGTCCACCATGGGGCGGATCATATGAGCAAAGCGCTTTGGGGCTTTGCCGAGATAAAAGGCCAGGTCCTTTAGCATGTGGCGCTCATCGTAGTACCCGCTGGCCAGAGCAGTATCCAGATCGCACTTTCCTTGCGCGCGCATCAGCGCATACGCGTGATTGAACCGCACCACTGAACAGAATTCCTTCAGCGGTAGGCCCAGTTCGGGAGGGGCCTTGCGTTGCAGCTGGCGAACCGATAGGCCGGCTTGTTCGGCCAGGGCGGATACTTCAATGTTCCCTTTCGCCGCCCGGATGGCGCGTTCGACCAGTTCCATTGGTCCAGGGCCAATCTGCAGATCATCTGTAAGCAGTTCCGACAACCAGATCGTTATCGCTTCGAACATCCGTTCCGGTGTTCCTACAGCGCGCATATTGGCGTACAGGTCATGAACGGCCATGCCCATGACCTTCATCGGAGGGACCATCTTCCCGTTGAAACTGTCCATGGGCAGCCGGAACAGACGATGGAAAGCGGATGGAAAGAAGTTGACCATCACGCACCTGACAGGCGCTTCGCTGGTGGCAATGATGCCTTGCTCAGGGGGGACATGGCCGCAGAAGCCATCGTGCCAGTCCAGTCGTTCGCCGCTACCGTCAAAGTACTGGGGCTCTCCGTCCAGGATCAACGCCAGCTTC
Protein-coding sequences here:
- a CDS encoding AraC family transcriptional regulator encodes the protein MATPPAASDFIIGFEEHLPPAPLDRFVHRMAYGYFPAPLPPEQLAPDSYLKLALILDGEPQYFDGSGERLDWHDGFCGHVPPEQGIIATSEAPVRCVMVNFFPSAFHRLFRLPMDSFNGKMVPPMKVMGMAVHDLYANMRAVGTPERMFEAITIWLSELLTDDLQIGPGPMELVERAIRAAKGNIEVSALAEQAGLSVRQLQRKAPPELGLPLKEFCSVVRFNHAYALMRAQGKCDLDTALASGYYDERHMLKDLAFYLGKAPKRFAHMIRPMVDTSLGQV